In a genomic window of Patagioenas fasciata isolate bPatFas1 chromosome 39, bPatFas1.hap1, whole genome shotgun sequence:
- the RBM14 gene encoding RNA-binding protein 14 isoform X1 has protein sequence MRPRIKLFVGNVPEEATAEELSELFAGVAGPVLGIALMKQFAFVHLQDEAAAARAIAQLNGHQLHGRRIVVEPSRPRPTNTCKIFVGNVSAACTSGELRSLFQQYGTVVECDVVKDYAFVHMESEADAKVAIEQLNGKEVKGRRVNVELSTNAHKKGPAAPPAAAPDKSKRPGLEYREKFQPKLEPLDQQRRAPDAAFPAAAGYAAASSLYDYQQRFGGGAGKYEALEAPARPTSPSYFGRDRSPLRRSPTRAGYATATLPVTAQPAAYRAQPSASLGAAYRAQPAASLGAAYRPQPNTGVAAAYRAQPSASLGNAYRAQPSAALGAAGAQPNANSLGSYGGQAASAYSAQPGTAQLSGYGVQSAALASSYGAQTASGYSSYGAQASAAAYGTGTAGYSAQAVATHVASYSAQAATASHAAGYGAQPVDGHAASYGAQPGAALSASYGAVAVHATSYGAQAVTGHAATAAYQPVAGHSASYGAQPAAALSAGYGAQPGYGAQPAANLPASYGSQSAAAALSVTFGAQAASSLAMSYSSQAAAASYKAPASAPLTAAYRAQASGSAAASYPAQQPSSAALAYRSQPGNAYDGPSQLGQQAASYLGLPPAAAALPYERTRLSPPRSAAYDDPYKKSSALAKRYGSERRLSDLSDYRRLADSPLAYRRSPTKSPLDYRRLPEPHADYSRYSGGYSDYLPAARVPSGYQRRL, from the exons ATGCGCCCCCGCATCAAACTCTTCGTGGGCAACGTCCCCGAGGAGGCCACGGCCGAGGAGCTGAGCGAGCTGTTCGCCGGCGTGGCCGGCCCGGTGCTGGGCATCGCCCTCATGAAGCAGTTCGCCTTCGTGCACCTGCAGGACGAGGCGGCTGCCGCCCGCGCCATCGCGCAGCTCAACGGGCACCAACTCCACGGCCGCCGCATCGTGGTGGAGCCGTCCCGGCCCCGGCCCACCAACACCTGCAAGATCTTCGTGGGGAACGTGTCGGCCGCCTGCACCAGCGGGGAGCTGCGCTCGCTGTTCCAGCAGTACGGCACCGTGGTGGAGTGCGACGTGGTCAAAG ACTACGCCTTTGTGCACATGGAGAGCGAAGCCGACGCCAAAGTGGCCATCGAGCAGCTGAACGGGAAGGAGGTGAAGGGGCGGCGGGTGAACGTGGAGCTCTCCACCAACGCGCACAAGAAgggcccggccgcgccgcccgccgcggcGCCGGACAAGAGCAAGCGCCCGGGGCTGGAGTACCGCGAGAAGTTCCAGCCCAAGCTCGAGCCGCTGGACCAGCAGCGCCGCGCGCCCGACGCCGCCTTCCCCGCGGCCGCCGGCTacgccgccgcctcctcgctGTACGATTACCAGCAGCGCTTCGGCGGCGGCGCCGGCAAGTACGAGGCCCTGGAGGCGCCGGCCCGGCCCACGTCCCCCTCCTACTTCGGCAGGGACCGCAGCCCCCTGCGGCGCTCCCCGACGCGTGCCGGCTACGCCACGGCCACGCTCCCGGTGACGGCGCAGCCGGCCGCCTACCGCGCCCAGCCCTCGGCATCGCTGGGGGCCGCCTACCGCGCCCAGCCCGCCGCGTCCCTCGGCGCGGCGTACCGCCCGCAGCCCAACACCGGCGTGGCCGCGGCTTACCGCGCCCAGCCCTCCGCCTCGCTGGGCAACGCCTACCGTGCCCAGCCCTCGGCGGCCCTCGGTGCCGCCGGTGCGCAGCCCAACGCCAACTCGCTGGGCTCCTACGGCGGCCAGGCCGCCAGCGCCTATAGCGCGCAGCCCGGCACCGCCCAGCTCTCCGGCTATGGCGTGCAGTCCGCCGCGCTGGCCTCCTCCTACGGGGCGCAAACCGCCTCCGGCTACTCCTCCTACGGTGCTCAGGCCTCTGCCGCCGCCTACGGCACCGGCACCGCCGGCTACAGCGCCCAGGCTGTGGCCACGCACGTGGCGTCTTACAGCGCCCAGGcggccaccgccagccacgccgCCGGCTATGGCGCGCAGCCCGTGGACGGCCACGCCGCCTCCTACGGTGCCCAGCCCGGCGCCGCGCTCTCCGCCTCCTACGGCGCCGTGGCCGTGCACGCCACCTCCTACGGCGCCCAGGCCGTCACCGGCcacgccgccaccgccgcctacCAGCCCGTGGCCGGGCACTCGGCCTCCTACGGCGCCCAGCCGGCCGCCGCGCTCTCCGCCGGCTACGGCGCCCAGCCCGGCTACGGCGCCCAGCCCGCCGCCAACCTGCCGGCGTCCTACGGCAGCCAGTCGGCCGCCGCCGCGCTCTCGGTCACCTTCGGCGCCCAGGCCGCCTCCTCGCTGGCCATGTCCTACAGCAGCCAGGCCGCTGCCGCCTCCTACAAGGCGCCGGCGTCCGCCCCGCTGACGGCCGCGTACCGGGCCCAGGCCTCCGGCTCGGCCGCCGCGTCCTACCCGGCGCAGCAGCCGTCCTCCGCCGCGCTGGCGTACCGGAGCCAGCCCGGCAACGCCTACGACGGGCCCAGCCAGCTGGGGCAGCAGGCGGCTTCATACCTGGGGCTGccgccggccgccgccgcgcTGCCCTATGAGCGCACCCGCCTCTCGCCGCCTCGCAGCGCCGCCTACGACGACCCGTACAAAAAATCCTCCGCCTTGGCCAAAAG GTACGGCTCCGAGCGCCGTCTGTCCGACCTCTCGGATTACCGGCGCTTAGCCGACTCCCCGCTGGCGTACCGCCGCTCGCCCACCAAATCCCCGCTGGATTACCGCCGCCTCCCGGAGCCGCACGCCGATTACAGCCGCTATTCGGGCGGCTACAGCGACTACCTGCCCGCCGCCCGCGTGCCCTCGGGCTACCAGCGCCGCCTCTGA
- the RBM14 gene encoding RNA-binding protein 14 isoform X2: MRPRIKLFVGNVPEEATAEELSELFAGVAGPVLGIALMKQFAFVHLQDEAAAARAIAQLNGHQLHGRRIVVEPSRPRPTNTCKIFVGNVSAACTSGELRSLFQQYGTVVECDVVKGTAPSAVCPTSRITGA, encoded by the exons ATGCGCCCCCGCATCAAACTCTTCGTGGGCAACGTCCCCGAGGAGGCCACGGCCGAGGAGCTGAGCGAGCTGTTCGCCGGCGTGGCCGGCCCGGTGCTGGGCATCGCCCTCATGAAGCAGTTCGCCTTCGTGCACCTGCAGGACGAGGCGGCTGCCGCCCGCGCCATCGCGCAGCTCAACGGGCACCAACTCCACGGCCGCCGCATCGTGGTGGAGCCGTCCCGGCCCCGGCCCACCAACACCTGCAAGATCTTCGTGGGGAACGTGTCGGCCGCCTGCACCAGCGGGGAGCTGCGCTCGCTGTTCCAGCAGTACGGCACCGTGGTGGAGTGCGACGTGGTCAAAG GTACGGCTCCGAGCGCCGTCTGTCCGACCTCTCGGATTACCGGCGCTTAG
- the CCS gene encoding copper chaperone for superoxide dismutase, whose translation MATRRRKRHPCQRPSPSGPSPGRPVVPLPAAVAMAQAELSGSGCRLEFAVQMRCQSCADAVRAALEGAPDVRLLELRLPEQAVLVETTAPAERVQRLLEDLGRPAVLQGMGGTPAGESGGAHAGVPADVPAAVAALAGVARGLVRFLQLSPTRCLVDGAIEGLPPGPHGLHVHEFGDLSDPCDSCGGHFNPDGECHGGPQDEHRHAGDLGNIWADAEGRATFRMEDSRLRVGDIIGRSVVVAAGEDDLGRGCHPLSRVTGNSGPGLACGVVARAAGLFQNPKRICSCDGRTLWEERDLARATPGPTATPSPTAALGPTAAPSPHL comes from the exons ATGGCGACGCGACGCCGGAAGCGCCACCCCTGCCAACGCCCCTCCCCTTCCGGCCCGTCGCCAGGACGACCGGTGGTTCCGCTTCCGGCGGCCGTGGCGATGGCGCAAGCGGAGCTCAGCGGGAGCGGCTGCCGG CTGGAGTTCGCGGTGCAGATGCGGTGCCAGAGCTGCGCGGACGCCGTGCGGGCGGCGCTGGAGGGCGCCCCCG ACgtgcggctgctggagctgcggCTGCCGGAGCAGGCGGTGCTGGTGGAGACGACGGCGCCGGCCGAGCGGGTGCAGCGGCTCCTGGAGGATTTGGGGCGCCCGGCGGTGCTGCAGGGGATGGGGGGCACCCCGGCCGGTGAGTCGGGGGGGGCGCACGCGGGGGTCCCCGCCGATGTCcccgcggcggtggcggcgctggCGGGGGTGGCGCGGGGGCTGGTGCGGTTCCTGCAGCTCTCGCCCACGCGCTGCCTGGTGGACGGGGCCATCGAGGGGCTCCCCCCGGGCCCCCACGGGCTCCACGTCCACGAGTTCGGGGACCTCTCGGACCCCTGTGACAG CTGCGGCGGCCACTTCAATCCGGACGGCGAGTGTcacgggggaccccaggatgagCACCGG CACGCAGGGGACTTGGGGAACATCTGGGCAGATGCTGAGGGCAGAGCCACCTTCCGCATGGAGGATTCGCGCCTGAGG GTTGGGGACATCATCGGGCGCTCCGTGGTGGTGGCCGCGGGTGAGGACGACCTGGGCCGGGGCTGCCACCCCCTGTCCCGGGTGACGGGGAACTCAGGGCCCGG gctggcctgtggggtggtggccCGCGCCGCCGGGCTGTTCCAGAACCCCAAGCGGATCTGCTCCTGCGACGGCCGCACGCTCTGGGAGGAGCGGGACCTCGCCAGGGCGACCCCCGGCCCCACGgcgacccccagccccacggcggcCCTCGGCCCCACGGCGGCCCCATCTCCCCATCTCTAG